GCGGCAAGCCTCCGCGATGAAAGGAAGAAGAGCAGCGCCGAAACGAATACGACGGTGAACCCGGGCAATTCACGGGGGAGTTCGAGGACGCTCCTCGCCATGCCGGTGAGATTGTACGTTTCGCTCAGGAAATTGTTGAACGTCGATTCGATGACATTCGTGGTGAACCCGGTCGCGGCGACAACGGCGATGAAAAGCCACAGATCTCGGGGTATGTGTTCGAAGCGCAAACGTAGACGGGCCAGCATGGGATATTGTATCACGGGGGCGGATTTTTTCAATCAATAAATCCCCCGGAATATCGATAATATGGATGAAACCTACGACAGGAGATGCATCACTATGCCGCACTATGAACGATTCAAGCACCGCCCACGCCCTCGCCTCTCGCACGGCGTCCATGAGCATTTTCCCCGCGGGCGGACGTATTTCGGGCGCGCTACGGGCAAGGGAAAGGGCGGCGTACTCCTGCGTAACATCGTCATCATCGGCGCCATAGTCGGCGTGATATATATCGCAAAGAACGGCGGGCGCGAGATCGTGGGTAGATTCATCACGAAGCCCGCGGCAGAGAGGACCGAGACCAAGATCGACCCCAAGGCGAAAAAGCTCGAGGATGCGCTCAAGAATTTTCTGGCAGACGTGCAGACACCCCCGGCCCGTGAGCTTACCGTGGTCACCAAGGTCGACGACGATGACGCCGGTAAAGAGCATATCACGAAGCGTGAAAAGCCCGTGCGGGAAGAAAAGGACGATGCGGTAAAGACGGACAGAACGGCAAAAGCCGAAGTTCCCGAGAAAAAAGCCGTCGAGACAAAACCCCGCCGCGAGGTGAAGACGGCATCACGGACCGCAAAGGGTGAAGCGAAGCCGAAAGAACGAACGGCCGAACGGACCGCGGAAAGCGATACGTCGGTCAAAAAGAGGACTGAGACCGTTGCTCGTGCGGAAGCACCGGTAAAAGCAGTGAAGCCTTCCATATATTTCATAAAATATGACGAGGACAAAGGAAATATCGAATTGGCACCGCGCAAGCGGCCGCTCGGCTACAAGCCGACGATAAAGGATGCCATCACCGCGCTCCTTGACGGACCCGATAATCGCGAACGCGACGGGAATATCATCACCTGTATACCGGAAAAAGCGTATCTTATCGATGCGAAGCAGGAAGGGGATACCGTATTCCTCGATTTCAATGCCGAGTTCGAATACAATCGCCTGGGATATGAAGGCCTTCGCGCGCAGGTGAATCAGATAGTGTTCACCGCAACGCAATTCTCCGGGATAAAGAGCGTCGTCTTCCTTATCAATGGCAAACGGCGCGACAGCATCGGCGGCGAGGGATTCTCCATAGCAAAACCGTTCACCCGCTCCGGCAGCGCGCTTACGGTCAACTGATACCGCCCTTTAAATCATCGACCTGCTCTTGACAGATTTTTTACTGTGCGTTACTATTACTGCCATGAAAAATAAAACCACCCCCCTTCTCACCGTTTCTATCGCCGCCCTGCTCCTTACGCTCGGCGGCTGCGCCACGACCGAGGTCTTTTTCACCGTGAAAAGACCCGCCCAGATATCCATGCGCGGCGTCAAACGCATGGCCATGGGCAATTTCACCGGCAATAATGCGGCGCATGTGAACAAGCTCATCGCACGGCTGGAATCGTCGATGATAGACAGTAAGGCCTTTGAGGGCGTCATCGACAGGAAGCATATGGCTGATGTGCTGAAAGAGCATAATATTCAGCTTACCGGCATGTTCAATGAGAAGTCCGTGGCCCAGATAGGGAAATTCATTGCCGCCGCCGGCATCATCTACGCGAGCATCGACGATGACGGATACACGGAAACGCTCACTGAGAAAATGGTGGTGACCGCGAAAACGAACATCGACAAGAAGAACCCGAAAGACAAGTCAACGTGGGTCACGAATATAACCGTATTTTCGAATATGATGCATACGCGTACCGGCACCTACACGCTCAACATCACGTATCAGGTCGTTGATATCGAAAAGGCCACGCTTGCTGCGGTACGGCCGATGAACATCAAGCGCAAATTCGTGAAGATCGGAAAAGATGAGGTCCCCGAAGCCATCGATAAGGAAGAGGCGTTCGCTACAACGCTCGCCGAATCCTGCTATTCGTTCGTTCGTATGATAACACCGTCCTACGTGAACGTCCGCGCGGATTTCATGCGGGATAATGAATTGCCGGAAGTGGACCTTGCCGTGAAGAACATCAGAAGCGACCTCATGCCCGAGGGCATCGAGATGCTCAAGAACATGCTCGGCAAAGGGACAAAAACCGAGATACAGGCGAAGACATATTACAACTACGGCCTTGCGCTGGTGTTCAACGGCGAGTACGATTACGCCATGGAGAACATCAGAAAGGCGCTCTCCATGAACCCGGACGAGCAGGCATACCGCAACGGCATGGCGCTCGTTAAGAGCGAAAAAGAGAACTCGGAAAAGCTTAAAGAGCAGGAGCAGTAGCTCTTATTCCGCTATTCCCGGACAATCGCGATCGAAATTGATAAGACGTCCGTCCTCATCGACGTAATCTTTCCAGTACGGGAATGTCGCGCATTGTTCCGGTTTCCCATCCTGTATCCTGCAGCCGTTCGCCGTTAAGAGCGGGCAGCCATCGTCGCCCACTTTGATGAATGACTGTCTGCCTCGGCGGAAGAGATATCCTTTCATGAAGTCCTTTTCCCCGATACGAAGCGACTTCGCCGCCCGGCGAATATCGTCGCGGGAGAAATAGACGAAGCCGCGGTCGCGACAGCATTGTCCGCAGCGCTTGCAGGCGAACGAGAACTGATATCCCATGCGGATAGTATATCACTTGTAATGCGATAGTCCATGTCCTTTCCCTCTATAGTAAAGTCCTGATTTTCTTATTGCTTGCAGCAGCTCCGCGATATATATTCACTCTATGATGATCCCCTTCAGTGATCGATTAGGAAAAGCCGTAAAGAACGGCGGGTTCAGGCTGCGCGATTATTGGGTGTGGTGCGGGAGCGCCGTTCGCGGTGATGACGATCTTTATCATCTGTATGCATCGCGTATACCGAAGTCGCTGCCGTTCGCCGTGCATTGGGTGCCCAATTCCGAGATCGTACATGCCGTTTCAAGAACGCCCGAGGGGCCGTATGCGTTCTCGGACGTGTCGCTTCCGCCGCGGGATCGTTCGTTCTGGGACGGGCGCATGACACATAATCCGCACATACACCGGGTGGACGGCAGATATATCCTGTTCTATACTGCAACGACATATCGCGACGACATGCCGGATGCAGAACACCCGGCACAGCAATGGAGCGATATTCACCGTGAGGCAATGCGCGGACAGTATGTCGGCTATGCGGTTTCCGATTCCCCGTACGGCCCGTGGGCGAGGCTCGATGCGCCGATAGCCATGCCGCGTCCGGGGATGTGGGATGAATACATGATCACGAACCCTGCCGCCTATTTCCATCCCGATGGGCGCGTTTTTGTCGCATACAAGTCCGGAAGGGATCCCGATACGCACGGCTGGCCGGTCATTCTCAAATACGGCATGCTTGCGGCGGACGGACTCGGTCCCGAATTCACCCGATTTTCGGACGAACCGCTTTTCTCTTTCGACGATGCCGGCGTTCGCATCGAAGATGCATTCATGTGGTATGAGGACGGCGTCTACCAGATGCTCATCAACGACCTCACGGGGAAGATCACCGGTGAAGATCATGCCGGGGTACACGCCTTTTCGCGGGACCTGAAGCGGTGGGCGATAGCGCCGGCGCCGAAGGCGTATTCCCGGACTGTATCATGGGATGACGGCAGCGTAACGACGCAGGGTTCGCTTGAGCGGCCGCAGCTCCTTATCGAGAACGGAAGGCCGACACATCTTATCCTTGCTACCGCGGACGGCCCAGGTCATTTTTCGAACGCACAGGATACATGGACGACCGTGATAAGGCTCAACGACCGTTAACGCATGGCCTTTTCCGGAAAAGGAGTGATCGCAGCATGAACGATACGAAGCCGAATATCATAGCCATCATGGCCGATGATCTCGGCTACGGCGATATCGGGGTGTACGGCAACCCGATCGTTGATACGCCGCATATCGATGCGCTTGCGCGAAGCGGTGTTCGGCTCGATCAGCATTATTCCGCATCGCCGATATGCGCGCCTGCGCGTGCGGCATTCCTCACCGGGCGGTACAATCACCGCGTCGGCGCGGTCGATGTTTCGTCCAACCGCGGCGTGGACCGTATCGCGCTCTGCGAGCGGACGCTCGGGGATGTTTTTTCGCATGCGGGATATGTCACCGGCATGATCGGCAAATGGCATAATGGGCTCTTCGATATGCGCCATCACCCGAACGCACGGGGGTTCCGTGAATTCCTGGGATTCCTCAACGGCGGCATGGGCTATTACGACTGGATACTCGATCGCAACGGATCGAGCATTCGTTCCGACGGGCGGTATCTCACCGATGTCTTCTCCGACGAAGCGGTATCGTTCATCCATCGACACGCAGCGGAGAATTTTTTTCTGACGGTCACGTACAACGCCCCGCATTCGCCGCTCGAAGCGCCCGAAATGGATGCGGCGGTGTTCGAGGGAACATGCGCCCCCGCTGTCGCCGCCCTCTACGGGATGATACGCGTCATGGACCGCGGCATCGGGCGAATACTCTCGGCACTCGATGCATGCGGCCTTTCAGAAAACACCATCGTTCTCTTCACGAGCGACAACGGGCCGTTCATGGGAAACGAATCGTATCGCGGCGCACCGCAGAGCATGCTCCGTTATAATGGACCATTTTCCGGGATGAAATACGATGTGCTTGAAGGCGGCATACGTGTCCCGGCCGTACTACGCTGGCCCGGCGGCGGGCTATCCGGCGGTACGGTACGCAATGACATGATCCATTTTTGCGACTGGATCCCCACGCTCGCCGCATGCGCGGGTATCCGCACCGACATCTGCAGGCCCCTCGACGGCATGGACATGCTGCCGTATCTGCAAAGCGGAGCGTACGCCCCGGTAAAGCGATTCTGGCAGTACAACCGCTATGAACCCGCGCTCAACTGCAATGCCGCCATGCGCGACGGCGACTGGAAGCTCTACTGGCCGCGGGTGAGTGCGTCGGACAAAAAACTCGAAGGGGATAATCACTGGTATCGGCGGCTTTTTCATGAGCCTCATTTCCTCACCGATATCGACCGCGCGCCGATAGTGCGCGAGATACCGACACCAGGGACGCCGAAGCTTTTCAACATCGCCGATGACCCGGCGGAGGCATACGATAGAGCAGGCGCGGAGACGGAGCGCGCAGGGCGCATGAGACGTGAACTGGAAAACTGGTTCGAGTCGGTGAACCGCGAAAGGCGTAATGACCCTGACAACTGGCGCGGGGAGAACACCATGGCGCCGATGAAGACTGATGTCCGTTTTTTTTCTCCATTGTCCTGATTTTTGCATTGCAGCGGTGAGCGCGTTCAAGTATACTGGAGATGGATAATGTCTGGCGGAGCACCATGGACCGAAGAACATTCATACAACGATCGATGCTCGCTGCCGGGGGCCTCTCCTTGTACAGCGGACTGGCCGCTCAAGGGGCATTGCATGACGAACGCAGGACCGATCACAGCGGGAAGCGTCCGAATATATTGCTCATACTGGCCGACGACCTCGGGTACGGGGATATAAGCTGCTTTCGCGGCGGCTCCCCCTGGATATCCGTTGTCCCGGGCCCGAACGATATAACGATATCCACACCCTGCATCGATCGATTGGCGGGCGAAGGTGTCTCATTCACGGATTTTCACAGCAATGATGCCGTGTGCAGTCCGACACGAGCATCGCTCTTAACGGGGAAATATAATCAGCGCACCGGCGTGTGTAATGTCCTCGGGCAGTTGGGCAACGCCATGGTCAAAGTGGCCAAACCCGGTGAAATACCGTTCACGGGTCTTCGCCCGGAGGAAATGACCGTCGCCGAGATACTCAAGGACAACGGATATCGCACCGGCTGCTTCGGCAAATGGCATCTTGGTCCTATGGAAACGCATCACCCCTTGCTGAACGGTTTCGATGAATTCGTCGGGGTCGAAGGGAGCGCCGGCGACAATTTCTCCATGGAACAGAAAGGAAAATCGTATTTTTACCGCGGGCGAACGACGGCGAAAGCGCCGGGCGGCTGGTTCACCGATGTGCTCGCCGATGAGGCTGTCCGTTTCATGCAGAAGAACGACGACGCGCCGTTCTTCGCCTATGTTCCGTTCACCGCGCCGCATCTGCCCTATGTCGGGCCGAACGACAAGGCGATAGCGGATGCATGGGACGAGAAGGGTGACTCCCCGCGAAGCGATCTATACCGGGCATATAAGGATGTTGTCGAGGGTATGGATAAGGCCGTCGGCAGGATCATCGATGCGTTGAAAAGATCTGACCTGTTCGAGAATACGCTCATTCTCTTCTCATCGGACAACGGCCCTGTTGACCACGGCAGCCCCGGCGGTTTTTCAGGCAGAAAAACGAATCTGTTCGAAGCGGGAACGCGCGTTCCGACGATCGCATGCTGGCAGGGAAAGATCAAAGCCGGGACGGTGTGCCGCGAACCCGCAATGAGCATGGACCTTTTTTCTACGATCTGCGGTGCGGCGAACATTATGGTACCCGCGCAGGTGCTTGCAGATGGCGTGGACCTGTGTCCCGTGCTCACGCAGTCAAAGGGAATGGAGCGTCGGCTGCTTTTCTGGGAAAGACCAGCCGGGGTATCGATGAAGAATTTCCATATTCGCCGGGCGGCAGTACGCGACGGCCGCTGGAAACTGCTTCAGGACAGATCGGGGACGCCGTTCCGTCTGTTCGACCTGAGTGCCGATCCGCGAGAGGAGCATGATCTGGCCTCTTCCATGCCGGAAAAAGTGACCCAGTTACGATCGGCATTCGAAGAATGGAAAAAACGGGTGTACGCGGATGCCCCCTGGGATTACGATGAGTATCTTGACCGTTTCGAGAAAGCGGGGATACTGGTGAGGGAAAAGCATTAATGTTTACGCAACGAACGGGGGCATCGGCATGAAAATGAACGCTGTCGGGATTATCGTACTGTTCATAGCGATCGCTCTAACGCCCGGGTATTCCGCCGGCGTTGATGGAACATCGTACTATGTCTCACCGACGGGTATGGATTCCAATTCAGGGCGTACGAGCGCGAAGCCGCTCAAGAGCATAAATTATGCCGTTGCCGCCGCCGCGCTCGACCCCGGCGCGGGTCCGCTTGCAAAGCCGGTGACCGTATACCTCATGGATGGCGTACATGTTCTCGAGGCCCCGGTGCGTATCACGAATTCCGATGCATGGCCGATCATGTTCAAGGCGTTACCCGGCGCAAAACCGATAGTCACCGGCGCGAGAAAAATAGTCGGATGGAAACCGGGCATTGTTCCCACTACCGGTGTACCCTGTCTGGTGGCCGATGTGGGGGATGTGAAAAAATGGTATTTCCGCCAGCTTTTCGTCAATGGGCGAAGGGCCGAGCGTCCGCGATATCCGAAGGAAGGGTTCAGCCGCATCGAGTCGCTCATCCCTTCCAAGCCGGGGCGCATACTTTCCACCGCGTTCAAGGACAGGTTCATGTTCCGCGAGGGTGATGTACAAGCATGGACGAATATCACCGATATCAATGCCATGGTCGTGCATTACTGGCAGCAGGCGTATCTCGCCGTTACGAACATATCGCCCGCCGACCGCACGGTATATTTCCGCAATGCATCGTACATGCCGCTCGTGCATTCACATCCGTCCCACGGCGTTGCGGACTGGATAAAGCAGGACACCGCATACGATTTTGAAACGTGGTACCAGGGTGCGTCATATTATATGGACAATGTCTTCGATGAACTTCGTGAAAAAGGGAGCTGG
This sequence is a window from Spirochaetota bacterium. Protein-coding genes within it:
- a CDS encoding GerMN domain-containing protein, with translation MDETYDRRCITMPHYERFKHRPRPRLSHGVHEHFPRGRTYFGRATGKGKGGVLLRNIVIIGAIVGVIYIAKNGGREIVGRFITKPAAERTETKIDPKAKKLEDALKNFLADVQTPPARELTVVTKVDDDDAGKEHITKREKPVREEKDDAVKTDRTAKAEVPEKKAVETKPRREVKTASRTAKGEAKPKERTAERTAESDTSVKKRTETVARAEAPVKAVKPSIYFIKYDEDKGNIELAPRKRPLGYKPTIKDAITALLDGPDNRERDGNIITCIPEKAYLIDAKQEGDTVFLDFNAEFEYNRLGYEGLRAQVNQIVFTATQFSGIKSVVFLINGKRRDSIGGEGFSIAKPFTRSGSALTVN
- a CDS encoding YkgJ family cysteine cluster protein produces the protein MGYQFSFACKRCGQCCRDRGFVYFSRDDIRRAAKSLRIGEKDFMKGYLFRRGRQSFIKVGDDGCPLLTANGCRIQDGKPEQCATFPYWKDYVDEDGRLINFDRDCPGIAE
- a CDS encoding sulfatase-like hydrolase/transferase is translated as MDRRTFIQRSMLAAGGLSLYSGLAAQGALHDERRTDHSGKRPNILLILADDLGYGDISCFRGGSPWISVVPGPNDITISTPCIDRLAGEGVSFTDFHSNDAVCSPTRASLLTGKYNQRTGVCNVLGQLGNAMVKVAKPGEIPFTGLRPEEMTVAEILKDNGYRTGCFGKWHLGPMETHHPLLNGFDEFVGVEGSAGDNFSMEQKGKSYFYRGRTTAKAPGGWFTDVLADEAVRFMQKNDDAPFFAYVPFTAPHLPYVGPNDKAIADAWDEKGDSPRSDLYRAYKDVVEGMDKAVGRIIDALKRSDLFENTLILFSSDNGPVDHGSPGGFSGRKTNLFEAGTRVPTIACWQGKIKAGTVCREPAMSMDLFSTICGAANIMVPAQVLADGVDLCPVLTQSKGMERRLLFWERPAGVSMKNFHIRRAAVRDGRWKLLQDRSGTPFRLFDLSADPREEHDLASSMPEKVTQLRSAFEEWKKRVYADAPWDYDEYLDRFEKAGILVREKH
- a CDS encoding glycoside hydrolase family protein, yielding MMIPFSDRLGKAVKNGGFRLRDYWVWCGSAVRGDDDLYHLYASRIPKSLPFAVHWVPNSEIVHAVSRTPEGPYAFSDVSLPPRDRSFWDGRMTHNPHIHRVDGRYILFYTATTYRDDMPDAEHPAQQWSDIHREAMRGQYVGYAVSDSPYGPWARLDAPIAMPRPGMWDEYMITNPAAYFHPDGRVFVAYKSGRDPDTHGWPVILKYGMLAADGLGPEFTRFSDEPLFSFDDAGVRIEDAFMWYEDGVYQMLINDLTGKITGEDHAGVHAFSRDLKRWAIAPAPKAYSRTVSWDDGSVTTQGSLERPQLLIENGRPTHLILATADGPGHFSNAQDTWTTVIRLNDR
- a CDS encoding tetratricopeptide repeat protein; its protein translation is MKNKTTPLLTVSIAALLLTLGGCATTEVFFTVKRPAQISMRGVKRMAMGNFTGNNAAHVNKLIARLESSMIDSKAFEGVIDRKHMADVLKEHNIQLTGMFNEKSVAQIGKFIAAAGIIYASIDDDGYTETLTEKMVVTAKTNIDKKNPKDKSTWVTNITVFSNMMHTRTGTYTLNITYQVVDIEKATLAAVRPMNIKRKFVKIGKDEVPEAIDKEEAFATTLAESCYSFVRMITPSYVNVRADFMRDNELPEVDLAVKNIRSDLMPEGIEMLKNMLGKGTKTEIQAKTYYNYGLALVFNGEYDYAMENIRKALSMNPDEQAYRNGMALVKSEKENSEKLKEQEQ
- a CDS encoding sulfatase-like hydrolase/transferase, giving the protein MNDTKPNIIAIMADDLGYGDIGVYGNPIVDTPHIDALARSGVRLDQHYSASPICAPARAAFLTGRYNHRVGAVDVSSNRGVDRIALCERTLGDVFSHAGYVTGMIGKWHNGLFDMRHHPNARGFREFLGFLNGGMGYYDWILDRNGSSIRSDGRYLTDVFSDEAVSFIHRHAAENFFLTVTYNAPHSPLEAPEMDAAVFEGTCAPAVAALYGMIRVMDRGIGRILSALDACGLSENTIVLFTSDNGPFMGNESYRGAPQSMLRYNGPFSGMKYDVLEGGIRVPAVLRWPGGGLSGGTVRNDMIHFCDWIPTLAACAGIRTDICRPLDGMDMLPYLQSGAYAPVKRFWQYNRYEPALNCNAAMRDGDWKLYWPRVSASDKKLEGDNHWYRRLFHEPHFLTDIDRAPIVREIPTPGTPKLFNIADDPAEAYDRAGAETERAGRMRRELENWFESVNRERRNDPDNWRGENTMAPMKTDVRFFSPLS